A part of Cystobacter ferrugineus genomic DNA contains:
- a CDS encoding AI-2E family transporter codes for MADADIDSSVGQPSQVTLKTAFTVCFAVLAVAVFAVLIVKTEAALILTGLAALFAMALDHLVSLLVQRARFRRSSAISVVLAAVLIVLTALALIVVPAAITQGEALAREAPELIEKVRTSRFFQLVDQRFNVLEQLQRKDQNPAELASGALPPLLDAVTGAFSLVGAIITVVFLMVFMLIFGPGLVQRVLAQALPERRPRYERVLDKMYSATGGYLSGLTLICSINALLTSTCLALLGMPFFLPLGIASGFSSLVPYAGPIVAGGFVTLLTLATAGVWKALLVFVYFVLYGVTEGNVLAPLVFRRTVHVNPLLTLFAVVFFGELAGIIGAVMAVPLMATAQIILRELLLIRREKLGDRVPVP; via the coding sequence GTGGCGGACGCGGACATTGATTCGTCGGTTGGACAACCGTCGCAAGTCACCCTCAAGACCGCCTTCACCGTCTGCTTCGCAGTGCTCGCGGTGGCCGTGTTCGCCGTGCTCATCGTCAAGACGGAGGCGGCGCTCATCCTCACGGGACTCGCCGCCCTGTTCGCCATGGCGTTGGATCATCTGGTGAGCCTGCTCGTCCAGCGCGCGAGGTTCAGACGGAGCTCCGCCATCTCCGTGGTGCTCGCCGCGGTGCTGATCGTCCTGACGGCGCTCGCGCTGATCGTCGTTCCGGCCGCCATCACCCAGGGCGAGGCGCTCGCCAGGGAGGCGCCGGAGCTGATCGAAAAGGTCCGCACCTCACGGTTCTTCCAACTGGTGGATCAGCGCTTCAACGTCCTGGAGCAGCTCCAGCGCAAGGATCAGAATCCGGCCGAGCTGGCCTCGGGCGCGCTGCCTCCCCTGCTCGATGCCGTCACCGGGGCCTTCAGCCTGGTGGGCGCAATCATCACCGTCGTCTTCCTGATGGTGTTCATGCTCATCTTCGGCCCGGGGCTCGTCCAACGTGTCCTCGCGCAGGCGCTGCCCGAGCGCCGGCCCCGCTACGAGCGCGTCCTGGACAAGATGTACAGCGCGACGGGCGGCTACCTGAGCGGCCTCACCCTCATCTGCAGCATCAACGCCCTGCTGACCTCCACGTGCCTGGCCCTGCTCGGCATGCCCTTCTTCCTGCCCCTGGGCATCGCGAGCGGATTCTCCAGTCTCGTGCCCTACGCGGGGCCCATCGTCGCGGGCGGCTTCGTCACCCTGCTGACGCTCGCCACGGCGGGCGTCTGGAAGGCATTGCTGGTCTTCGTCTACTTCGTCCTCTACGGGGTGACGGAGGGCAACGTGCTCGCGCCGCTCGTCTTCCGGCGCACGGTGCACGTCAACCCCTTGCTCACCCTGTTCGCGGTGGTCTTCTTCGGCGAGCTCGCTGGCATCATCGGCGCGGTGATGGCGGTGCCACTGATGGCGACCGCGCAGATCATCCTGCGAGAGCTGCTGCTCATCCGCCGCGAGAAGCTCGGCGACCGCGTGCCCGTTCCCTGA
- a CDS encoding ankyrin repeat domain-containing protein yields the protein MSKELFAAIEQHDSSRVKALLAGGADPNEPQAQWPGLRPLHVAINELAERGGLDVIMALLEHGADVNTWNVGRDVTPLLVAVFEGQQAAVKALLKAGADPNVRSSEGDTPLRACAGVGALGIASLLLGAGAARTINEWGGQAGYTALGLAASRLDIPMMRLLLDAGADPEAPDEDDRPARDRLPPRGASDSQIWDAAFELLRGARGRNP from the coding sequence ATGTCGAAAGAACTCTTCGCAGCGATCGAACAGCACGATTCGTCCCGGGTCAAGGCGCTGCTGGCCGGTGGTGCCGATCCGAACGAGCCGCAGGCACAGTGGCCGGGTTTGCGTCCGCTGCATGTGGCCATCAACGAGCTCGCAGAGAGAGGCGGGCTCGACGTGATCATGGCGCTCCTCGAGCACGGCGCGGACGTCAACACATGGAACGTCGGGCGGGACGTGACCCCTTTGCTGGTGGCGGTGTTCGAAGGCCAGCAGGCGGCAGTCAAAGCGCTCCTGAAGGCGGGGGCTGATCCCAACGTGCGTAGCAGCGAAGGGGACACGCCACTGCGGGCGTGCGCGGGCGTGGGCGCTCTGGGCATCGCCTCTCTCCTCCTGGGCGCGGGGGCCGCTAGGACGATCAACGAATGGGGCGGGCAGGCCGGATACACTGCGCTCGGGCTTGCGGCATCGCGGCTGGACATCCCGATGATGAGGCTGCTTCTCGACGCGGGTGCCGATCCAGAAGCCCCGGACGAGGACGACCGGCCCGCCCGCGACCGCCTGCCGCCGCGCGGTGCATCCGATTCCCAAATATGGGACGCCGCGTTCGAACTGCTCCGGGGAGCGCGGGGCCGCAACCCGTAA
- a CDS encoding DUF885 domain-containing protein produces the protein MRKQFICLLLAGAIPTLVSCANRGAEDTTRRPPSWQDFMQAHIEQSFRASPPFAVAQGRHEFDGQLPDWSEEGLNAEKARLGNAISAAEAFDPATLTAEQRFERDYLIARARSDLFWLDVADQPHLNPAYYMNNGLDPSVYVSRPYAPPETRMRAFIRHLDNIPRATAQIRANLRTPLPLSFIDYGKAAFEGFASYYPTNGQAAFAEVNDAALQAELNRAASAAAKAMTDLANWLDAQRPQATQDFMLGADKFAQMVRDTEMVDVPLSELERIGSEDLRRNQQALRETCGRYAPGATIPACMEKMNANKPAGGVVQGAREQLAGLKSFIQEKELVTIPGTEEAQVEEAPPYNRQNFAYIDIPGPYEQGLPSVYYIAPPDPSWPPEVQAGFVPGKADLLFTSVHEVWPGHFLHFLHSNRSPFTFGKVFVGYAFAEGWAHYAEEMMWDAGLGNGEPETHVGQLSNALLRNCRYLSAIGMHTGRMTMEQSLRMFREQCYQDEGNARQQAARGTYDPAYLNYTMGKLMIRRLRDDWTATRGGRAAWKQFHDQFLSYGGPPIPLVRQQMMGDEARAVF, from the coding sequence ATGAGAAAGCAATTCATCTGTCTTCTTTTGGCTGGCGCAATTCCCACGCTCGTCAGCTGCGCCAACAGAGGTGCCGAGGACACCACGCGACGCCCCCCGAGTTGGCAGGATTTCATGCAGGCCCATATCGAGCAGAGCTTTCGGGCCAGTCCGCCGTTTGCCGTCGCGCAGGGGCGCCATGAATTCGATGGTCAGCTTCCGGACTGGAGCGAAGAGGGGCTGAACGCCGAGAAGGCTCGCCTCGGGAACGCGATCTCGGCTGCCGAGGCTTTCGACCCGGCCACCTTGACTGCTGAACAGCGGTTCGAGCGCGACTATCTGATCGCCAGGGCGAGGAGCGATCTATTCTGGCTCGACGTCGCGGACCAGCCGCATCTGAACCCGGCCTATTACATGAACAACGGCCTCGATCCGTCCGTCTATGTGTCCCGGCCCTATGCGCCGCCGGAAACCCGGATGCGCGCCTTCATCCGCCACCTCGACAACATCCCTCGAGCCACCGCACAGATACGGGCCAATCTCAGGACACCGCTGCCGCTGAGCTTCATCGATTATGGAAAGGCGGCCTTCGAAGGCTTCGCGAGCTATTATCCGACGAACGGGCAGGCGGCCTTCGCCGAGGTCAACGACGCCGCGCTCCAGGCCGAGCTGAACCGCGCGGCGTCGGCGGCCGCCAAGGCGATGACCGACCTCGCCAACTGGCTGGACGCCCAGCGGCCGCAGGCGACGCAGGACTTCATGCTCGGGGCCGACAAGTTCGCTCAAATGGTACGCGATACCGAAATGGTCGACGTGCCCCTCTCCGAGCTCGAACGTATCGGGAGCGAGGATCTGCGGCGCAACCAGCAGGCGCTGCGGGAGACCTGCGGCCGATATGCTCCGGGCGCGACGATTCCGGCGTGCATGGAGAAGATGAACGCGAACAAGCCCGCAGGCGGAGTCGTCCAGGGCGCCCGCGAGCAACTGGCGGGGCTGAAGAGCTTCATCCAGGAGAAGGAGCTCGTCACCATCCCCGGTACCGAGGAAGCCCAGGTCGAGGAGGCGCCGCCCTACAACCGGCAGAATTTCGCCTATATCGACATTCCGGGGCCCTATGAGCAGGGCCTGCCCAGCGTCTATTATATCGCGCCGCCAGACCCGAGCTGGCCGCCCGAGGTTCAGGCCGGCTTCGTTCCCGGCAAGGCCGACCTTCTGTTCACCTCGGTGCACGAGGTCTGGCCCGGCCACTTCCTCCACTTCCTCCACTCCAATCGTTCGCCCTTCACCTTCGGCAAGGTCTTCGTGGGCTATGCCTTCGCCGAGGGCTGGGCCCATTATGCCGAGGAGATGATGTGGGACGCGGGGCTCGGCAACGGGGAGCCCGAAACGCATGTCGGGCAGCTTTCCAATGCGCTGTTGCGCAACTGTCGCTACCTCTCGGCCATAGGCATGCATACGGGCCGCATGACCATGGAGCAGTCGCTGCGGATGTTCCGCGAACAATGCTATCAGGACGAAGGCAATGCCCGTCAGCAGGCGGCGCGCGGCACCTATGATCCCGCCTATCTCAACTACACGATGGGCAAGCTGATGATCCGCAGACTCCGCGACGACTGGACCGCCACGCGCGGCGGTCGCGCGGCATGGAAGCAGTTCCACGATCAGTTTCTGAGCTATGGCGGCCCGCCGATTCCTCTCGTCCGCCAGCAGATGATGGGCGACGAGGCCCGGGCGGTGTTTTGA
- a CDS encoding sensor histidine kinase: MGFLKWLDGFLSEELRRAPLEELGRGRVLAGAAITLVLVNFLTTGVILVAGLPWSYIVGGSSTMVGYMGTLWLLRRAPSTRPPALLLSGLMTSGVILTALYENDTYLSAHAVGTMVMVLTVYLLGPRQGLIILVPMVLFVGVGHPLWRQNFGSEPPSLSKGYEWVMHALAALSILAGWAVGWLYSTAHDATHAALERDIKARKEAEAKLGELHRTLLDVSRQAGMAEIATGVLHNVGNTLNSLNVSAGVVTDRLRSPRLSKLVQATRLLREHAADPAAFLTTDSRGMMLPEYLGAVSEELVAEREALLAEMNVLGECVEHIKAIVSMQQQHARPGGIMERVQVPQLIDDALRLHARSLDQQGIEVRCEYAEVPPILVDRHKLLQILLNLLSNARHSLMEKRTPDKHLTIRVGFSAGGARLCLEVADNGVGIAPENLARLFTQGFTTKKSGHGFGLHISALAAEEMRGRLSATSTGPEQGATFTIELPLDGAQTHQ; this comes from the coding sequence ATGGGTTTCCTCAAGTGGCTGGATGGATTCCTCTCGGAGGAGCTGCGCCGGGCGCCGCTCGAGGAGCTCGGCCGCGGTCGGGTGCTGGCTGGCGCGGCTATCACCCTGGTGCTGGTCAATTTCCTGACCACGGGGGTCATCCTGGTGGCGGGGCTTCCTTGGAGCTACATCGTGGGGGGCAGCTCCACCATGGTCGGCTATATGGGAACGCTGTGGCTCTTGCGCAGGGCGCCCTCGACCCGCCCCCCGGCGCTGCTCTTGAGCGGGCTCATGACGTCCGGGGTCATCCTGACCGCCCTCTACGAGAATGACACCTACCTCTCCGCGCACGCGGTGGGGACGATGGTCATGGTTCTGACGGTGTACCTGCTGGGACCGCGCCAGGGGCTCATCATCCTCGTCCCCATGGTCCTGTTCGTCGGAGTCGGCCACCCGCTCTGGCGCCAGAATTTCGGCTCCGAGCCCCCATCCCTCTCCAAGGGCTATGAGTGGGTGATGCATGCCCTGGCTGCACTCTCCATCCTGGCGGGGTGGGCGGTCGGGTGGTTGTACAGCACCGCGCATGATGCGACGCATGCGGCACTCGAGCGGGACATCAAGGCCCGAAAAGAGGCCGAGGCCAAGCTGGGCGAGCTGCACCGCACTCTGCTGGATGTCTCGCGCCAGGCTGGGATGGCGGAGATCGCCACGGGCGTGCTGCACAACGTGGGCAACACCCTCAACAGCCTCAACGTCTCGGCCGGTGTCGTGACCGATCGGCTGCGCAGCCCACGGCTCTCGAAGCTGGTCCAGGCCACCAGGCTACTGCGCGAACATGCCGCGGACCCCGCGGCCTTCCTCACCACTGATTCGCGTGGCATGATGCTTCCGGAATACCTCGGTGCCGTCTCGGAGGAACTGGTGGCTGAGCGCGAGGCGCTCCTGGCTGAGATGAATGTGCTGGGCGAGTGCGTCGAGCACATCAAGGCCATCGTCAGTATGCAACAGCAGCACGCGAGGCCCGGCGGCATCATGGAGCGGGTGCAGGTGCCCCAGCTCATCGACGATGCGCTGCGCCTGCATGCCAGATCGCTCGATCAGCAGGGCATCGAGGTGAGATGCGAATACGCTGAGGTGCCTCCCATCCTGGTGGACCGGCACAAGTTGCTGCAGATCCTCCTCAATCTGTTGAGCAATGCGCGGCACTCGCTCATGGAGAAACGTACGCCGGACAAGCACCTGACCATCCGCGTCGGGTTCAGTGCTGGGGGAGCGCGGCTGTGCCTCGAGGTGGCGGATAACGGCGTGGGCATCGCTCCGGAGAACCTGGCGCGCCTGTTCACCCAGGGCTTCACCACGAAGAAGAGCGGGCACGGCTTCGGCCTGCACATCAGCGCCCTGGCCGCCGAGGAGATGAGGGGCCGTCTCTCCGCGACGAGCACCGGGCCAGAGCAGGGCGCCACCTTCACCATCGAGCTTCCCCTCGATGGTGCACAGACGCACCAGTAG
- a CDS encoding DUF3574 domain-containing protein, which translates to MSLASGVSRLSPALVLALGLSLSACGGVPETACLVGSELFRTELFFGMNRENDVPVTDAEFDDFVDTVVTPRFRDGLTVYDADGQYLMNNGNLIHENSKILVLLHDGSAARSADINAIREEYKQRFHQESVLRIDSPSCVAFD; encoded by the coding sequence ATGTCCCTCGCCTCCGGTGTCTCGCGCCTGTCCCCCGCCCTCGTGCTCGCCCTGGGCCTGAGCCTCTCCGCGTGTGGTGGCGTGCCAGAGACCGCCTGCCTCGTCGGCTCGGAGCTGTTCCGCACGGAGCTGTTCTTCGGCATGAATCGGGAGAACGACGTGCCCGTCACCGACGCCGAGTTCGATGACTTCGTCGACACCGTGGTCACCCCCCGCTTCCGGGACGGGTTGACCGTGTACGACGCCGATGGCCAGTACCTCATGAACAACGGCAACCTCATCCACGAGAACAGCAAGATCCTCGTGCTGCTCCACGATGGCAGTGCCGCGCGCTCGGCGGACATCAACGCCATCCGCGAGGAGTACAAGCAGCGCTTCCACCAGGAGTCCGTGCTGCGCATCGACTCGCCCTCGTGCGTCGCCTTCGACTGA
- a CDS encoding amidase, which translates to MSDSSRRWFLTQSVLGVAGAVVAGRAEAAPPDAGTGAPEPVGSPPAFGTAPSVGPEVNAATFEEASKLMRVPLTPAERTQAAGNWRAMMAPLLERRTGPRRVELEPSLAPATRWDPALPGVKTAPSRNRFIRSKATGAPLPQKDEDIAFAPVSQLSRWVESRALTSERLTNIYLERLRRFEPKLECVITLTPELALEQARRADKEIAAGRYRGPLHGIPWGAKDLVDTAGIATTYGAEPFRNRIPTTDAAVVDRLHRAGAVLVAKLSLGALALNDIWFGGETKNPWVLEEGASGSSAGPGAATAAACVGFSLGSETGGSIVSPSMRCGVAGLRPTYGRVPRTGAMTLSWTLDKLGPMARGVEDTLLVLSVLSGPDAGDGASVPSRLDFDATAGVKGLRVGFFPAWMEQSPATDVDRAALEALRKLGLTPVEVKLPDWPYSSLNVILFAEAAAAFEELTLEHGVDALAMQVPDAWPNLFRQSRFLSAVDFVQADRLRHKVAREMARIMGEVDLLLVPSLREEMLTVSNFTGHPSLTLRTGFVEVERARSDWAPNPSRPLPTFSPKRRVPHGVTLIGRLFDEGTLGRVGIALERASGVAGERPPGF; encoded by the coding sequence ATGTCGGATTCATCACGCAGGTGGTTCTTGACCCAGAGTGTGCTGGGAGTGGCGGGCGCGGTGGTGGCGGGTCGTGCGGAGGCTGCTCCTCCCGACGCGGGAACGGGTGCGCCGGAGCCGGTGGGCTCTCCGCCCGCGTTTGGCACCGCCCCGTCCGTGGGTCCGGAGGTGAACGCGGCCACCTTCGAGGAGGCCAGCAAGTTGATGCGCGTCCCCCTGACGCCGGCCGAGCGCACGCAGGCGGCGGGCAACTGGCGCGCGATGATGGCTCCGTTGCTCGAGCGGCGCACGGGGCCGCGCCGGGTGGAGTTGGAGCCGTCGCTGGCTCCCGCGACGCGGTGGGATCCGGCGCTGCCGGGGGTGAAGACCGCGCCCTCGCGCAACCGCTTCATCCGGAGCAAGGCCACGGGAGCGCCACTGCCCCAGAAGGACGAGGACATCGCCTTCGCGCCCGTGTCCCAGCTCTCGCGGTGGGTGGAGTCGCGCGCCCTGACGTCCGAGCGGCTCACGAACATCTACCTGGAGCGCTTGCGGCGCTTCGAGCCGAAGCTCGAGTGCGTCATCACGCTCACGCCGGAGCTGGCGCTCGAGCAGGCGCGGCGCGCGGACAAGGAGATCGCCGCGGGCCGGTATCGCGGTCCACTGCACGGCATCCCCTGGGGAGCGAAGGATCTCGTCGACACGGCGGGCATCGCGACGACCTATGGCGCCGAGCCCTTCCGGAATCGGATTCCCACCACCGATGCGGCCGTGGTGGACAGGCTGCACCGGGCGGGAGCGGTGCTCGTGGCGAAGCTGAGCCTGGGGGCGCTGGCGCTCAATGACATCTGGTTCGGGGGCGAGACGAAGAACCCCTGGGTGTTGGAGGAGGGCGCGTCGGGCAGCAGCGCGGGACCGGGGGCGGCGACGGCGGCGGCGTGCGTGGGCTTCTCCCTGGGGAGCGAGACGGGAGGCAGCATCGTCTCGCCGTCGATGCGCTGTGGGGTGGCGGGGCTGCGGCCCACGTATGGCCGTGTGCCGCGCACCGGGGCGATGACGTTGAGCTGGACGCTCGACAAGCTGGGGCCGATGGCGCGGGGGGTGGAGGACACGCTGCTGGTGCTCTCGGTGCTCTCCGGCCCCGATGCGGGGGATGGGGCGAGCGTGCCCTCGCGGCTCGACTTCGACGCCACCGCGGGGGTGAAGGGGTTGCGCGTGGGGTTCTTCCCCGCGTGGATGGAGCAGAGCCCGGCGACGGACGTGGACCGCGCGGCGCTCGAGGCGCTCCGGAAGCTGGGGCTGACGCCCGTCGAGGTGAAGCTGCCTGACTGGCCCTATTCCTCGCTCAACGTCATCCTCTTCGCCGAGGCGGCGGCGGCGTTCGAGGAGCTCACGTTGGAGCATGGGGTGGATGCGCTGGCCATGCAGGTGCCCGACGCCTGGCCGAACCTCTTCCGGCAGTCGCGCTTCCTGTCGGCGGTGGACTTCGTGCAGGCGGACCGGCTGCGGCACAAGGTGGCGCGGGAGATGGCGCGCATCATGGGGGAGGTGGATCTGCTGCTCGTGCCGTCGTTGCGCGAGGAGATGCTCACCGTGTCGAACTTCACGGGCCACCCCTCGCTGACGTTGCGCACGGGCTTCGTCGAGGTGGAGCGGGCGCGGAGCGACTGGGCGCCCAACCCCTCGCGGCCGCTGCCCACGTTCTCACCCAAGCGCCGGGTGCCCCATGGGGTCACGTTGATTGGACGGCTCTTCGACGAGGGGACGTTGGGGCGGGTGGGAATCGCGCTGGAGCGGGCCTCGGGCGTCGCGGGCGAGCGGCCCCCGGGGTTCTGA
- the cysC gene encoding adenylyl-sulfate kinase, producing the protein MQPDGMGGDVYGGRPPGFILWFTGLSGAGKSTLASAVRQWLATRYPVEVLDGDEVRTFLSRGLGFSKPDRDENIRRIGYAARLLAQHRVAVIVAAISPYRQSRDEVRRMATEQGIAFLEVYVRAPLEVLVQRDVKGLYKKALAGELPNFTGVSDPYEPPDAPELTLQTDIESLEGSVARVLELLRGQGPLEPA; encoded by the coding sequence ATGCAACCGGATGGCATGGGCGGGGACGTCTATGGGGGACGGCCTCCGGGGTTCATCCTCTGGTTCACGGGCCTTTCCGGCGCGGGCAAGAGCACGCTGGCCAGCGCCGTCCGCCAGTGGCTGGCGACCCGCTACCCGGTGGAAGTGCTCGATGGCGACGAGGTCCGTACGTTCCTCTCGCGAGGACTCGGCTTCTCGAAGCCGGATCGGGATGAGAACATCCGCCGGATCGGCTACGCCGCGCGCCTGCTCGCCCAACACCGGGTGGCCGTCATCGTGGCGGCCATCTCGCCCTACCGGCAGTCGCGCGACGAGGTGCGGCGCATGGCCACGGAGCAGGGAATCGCGTTCCTGGAGGTCTACGTGCGGGCTCCCCTGGAGGTGCTCGTCCAACGAGACGTGAAGGGCCTCTACAAGAAGGCCCTGGCTGGCGAGTTGCCCAACTTCACCGGAGTGTCGGATCCCTACGAGCCCCCCGACGCTCCCGAACTGACGCTCCAGACGGACATCGAGTCGCTGGAGGGATCCGTGGCGCGCGTCCTCGAGCTGCTTCGCGGGCAGGGCCCGCTCGAGCCGGCATGA